A region of the Thermococcus sp. genome:
CCCACCGGGATGAGCAGGAGAAGGGCGAGACATACTGTGATGACCTTCTTCCACGGCTTTGTTGGCCTTCCCGCGAGTTCAAGGGCTTTCTCAATCCCGTCGACGATTAGAGAAACTCCTTCAACGGCCAGTATTCCCATGACCGGGGAAAGGAACGTTATGAAGCGCGTCTCCTTGTGGGTCACAGTCATTATCATGGCGAACCCTATGATGGACCAGCTTATCAGAAGCCAGCCCCTCTCATCCTGCCTCTGTTTTATAAGTCCCAGAACCATCAGGGCAGGAAGAACGTGGCCCACGTCCTTGAAGAGCCACTCCATGAAGGTTGAGACCGAGACCGGCCTGTCGGCTGTAACGGCCCTGCTTGCTATTTCAAAGGGTTTTAGGGCTCCGCCGTAGTGTAGATGGCCCAAATAGAGCCATGGGCTCAGGGTCAGGAGAAGCAGGGCGAAGCCAATCCAGTATTCCTTCCTTTTGACCCATTCCCAGTACTCTGTGAACCAGAGGTAGGCGATGAAAACCGCTATTATAGAGAGCCCTGTGTAGCGCGTTAGTATCGCGAGGCCGGCCGAGAGGAAGGCTAGATAAACCCTCGTGGGGTTTTTTCTCTTCCTTCCGGTGTAGAGGAGGTAGATGGCCAGGGCGTAGAAGAAGGTAAATTCGCTGTGAACCAGCTCCCTCGTCCCCATGGTGAATGCCAAGGCGTTGAAGATGAAGAAGGCCGAGGCGAGGATTCCCTTGACGGGTCTCTCAAAGAGCTCCATAGCTAAGAGATAGACTAAAACCGCTGTTAAGGCAAAAAAGACGGCTGAAACTAGCCTCGCAACCGTCAGCTGGCTCAGGGGTTCGTGGATGAAGTGGTAAAACAACGAGAGGGTGTACGGGTAGAGTGGTGGGCGGTACATCATGTAGGCTCCTTGGTAGGTGAAGTTCGCTGGACTAACGGCCAGATTTCTGGCGATGTCAATATAAAGCGCCCCGTCGTAGCTCAGCGTGTCCCAGGGCGGAAACGTGATGAGCTCCATTCCTAGAGCGAAGATGGAAACGATTCCCGGAAGGACTTTCCGGGTTAGGTTTTCTCTGTCCATGTCGTCACCTCCGATAGGTAGGCCATCAGGAGGATTGCAACGAGAAACTGTCCCTCGATTCCAATGTCGAGGGCAAGGGTTACAACGGTTAGCGCGAAAGTCCCCGTGAATGGATTTGTGGAAGCCTTTCCAAGGGCTAAACCTAGGATTAGGGCCTCAAGGAGTCCAAAAATTCCAAAATCATAGGCCGGCTGTCCGAAGATTGTATATGTGTAACCGATATGTTTTCCAAAGAGTCTACCAACGTAGCCCGTTGGGTCTGGATTGAATAGAAGCTCTCCCCTTCCGAAGGGCATTCCCAGATGGAAAAGTTTCTCGTATACAGTGTAGGAGGAGGCAGGCCTGTAGAGGAGACTCCCCATGAAGCCCAGCTTCCACACCGGGTACTCCCTTACCGTCACGTAGTACCTTGCTAGGAAAACTCCCAGTAGAAGAACTATGCCAATCAAAACGGCCTTTTTATGGCTTTTTATTTCTTCAAACGTTAGTCTGTCTTCGTAAGCCATCCTGAGGACATACGCAACGGCCACGCCAAGGCCAACGGTTCTTGACGCACTTATGATTGCAATCATCTCTCCTATTACGAGGAATCGAACGTCAGGAAGAACGGCTATTGCCCCTATAATTATATCCCCTGCAACTAGAAAGGGGACGCTTGCCTCCGTGTATCTAAGTTCCGGCTTTAGAATCGGAAGGCCCCACCTAAGGCAAGCAAACGTCGTTAGACCAATGGCCACTAAGAGAGCCGGCAAGACAGCCCTTCTTATGAGGTTTTCTCTCATTAGGAGATAGAGAATAAAAAAGCTCAACGCCCCTCCCACCAGATAGCCCGGGCCAAGGGGAATAACTAGGAGAAACGCGAAAAGGAATAAACGTCCATTCAAATTTGTCCCTTTCTGTAATCCGGCCAGAAGGATAACCAGAAAAAGAACAGCGTAGATGGCCGGTTCCGTCTCGGGCCCGTTGAAATAGATAAACTTTCCCAGCCATGCCATCAGTAGGTATGCAACGGCGGTTAGTTCAAAGAGTTCAGCAGGCTTCACGCTTCCTCATCACCTTCCATCCGCTGTAAACTGCGTAGGCGCCGAGGAGAAACAGGGCGTAAACGGGCATGTCGAGTATTCCAGTTTCAATACCCACTATTCCATAAGCCAGCGTGGAGTAGTAGAGGGCTCGGGTTAGTGGATGAGTTGCCTTTGAGATTAACCC
Encoded here:
- a CDS encoding glycosyltransferase family 39 protein, giving the protein MDRENLTRKVLPGIVSIFALGMELITFPPWDTLSYDGALYIDIARNLAVSPANFTYQGAYMMYRPPLYPYTLSLFYHFIHEPLSQLTVARLVSAVFFALTAVLVYLLAMELFERPVKGILASAFFIFNALAFTMGTRELVHSEFTFFYALAIYLLYTGRKRKNPTRVYLAFLSAGLAILTRYTGLSIIAVFIAYLWFTEYWEWVKRKEYWIGFALLLLTLSPWLYLGHLHYGGALKPFEIASRAVTADRPVSVSTFMEWLFKDVGHVLPALMVLGLIKQRQDERGWLLISWSIIGFAMIMTVTHKETRFITFLSPVMGILAVEGVSLIVDGIEKALELAGRPTKPWKKVITVCLALLLLIPVG